The Amycolatopsis mongoliensis genome includes a window with the following:
- a CDS encoding O-acetylhomoserine aminocarboxypropyltransferase/cysteine synthase family protein — protein MSERTWGFRTRALHAGGTPDPATGARAVPIYQTTSFVFEDAADAANLFALQKYGNIYSRIGNPTVAAFEERIASLEGAIGGVATASGQAAEFLTFSALTEAGDHIVSASGLYGGTVTQLTGTLRRFGVGTTFVSGGIDDYAAAITDRTRLLYTEVIGNPGGGIADLAALADLAHSHDIPLVVDTTLATPYLCRPIEHGADIVLHSATKFLGGHGTTLGGIVVESGKFDWGNGKFPRMTETVESYGGLRYWENFGEYAFCTRLRAEQLRDIGAVLSPHSAFLLLQGVETLPQRMDAHVANARAVAEYLEADPRVAWVSYAGLPSHPHHALAKKYLPAGPGAVFSFGIDGGRAAGEKFVESVELLSHLANVGDARTLVIHPASTTHAQLSEDQLAAAGVGPDLVRLSIGLEDVDDILWDLDQALGKAVAG, from the coding sequence ATGAGTGAACGCACCTGGGGCTTCCGCACCCGAGCGCTGCACGCGGGCGGGACCCCCGATCCGGCGACCGGCGCGCGGGCCGTGCCGATCTACCAGACCACGAGCTTCGTCTTCGAGGACGCCGCCGACGCGGCGAACCTCTTCGCGCTGCAGAAGTACGGCAACATCTACAGCCGCATCGGCAACCCGACCGTGGCCGCGTTCGAGGAACGGATCGCCAGCCTCGAAGGCGCCATCGGCGGCGTCGCCACCGCGAGCGGGCAGGCCGCGGAGTTCCTCACCTTCAGCGCGCTCACCGAGGCGGGTGACCACATCGTGTCGGCGAGCGGCCTCTACGGCGGCACGGTCACCCAGCTCACGGGCACGCTCCGGCGGTTCGGCGTGGGGACGACGTTCGTCAGCGGCGGGATCGACGACTACGCGGCCGCGATCACCGACCGGACCCGGCTGCTCTACACCGAGGTGATCGGCAACCCCGGTGGCGGCATCGCCGACCTCGCGGCACTGGCGGATCTCGCGCACTCCCACGACATCCCGCTGGTGGTGGACACGACGCTGGCGACGCCGTACCTGTGCCGGCCGATCGAGCACGGCGCCGACATCGTGCTGCACTCGGCGACGAAGTTCCTCGGCGGCCACGGGACGACGCTCGGCGGGATCGTCGTCGAGTCGGGGAAGTTCGACTGGGGCAACGGGAAGTTCCCCCGGATGACCGAGACCGTCGAGAGCTATGGCGGCCTGCGGTACTGGGAGAACTTCGGCGAGTACGCGTTCTGCACCCGGCTGCGTGCCGAACAGCTGCGGGACATCGGCGCGGTCCTGTCGCCCCACTCGGCTTTCCTGCTGCTGCAAGGGGTCGAGACGCTCCCGCAGCGGATGGACGCGCACGTGGCCAACGCCCGGGCGGTCGCCGAGTACCTCGAAGCGGACCCACGGGTGGCTTGGGTGTCGTACGCCGGGCTGCCCTCCCACCCGCACCACGCCCTGGCGAAGAAGTACCTGCCGGCCGGGCCGGGCGCGGTGTTCTCGTTCGGCATCGACGGCGGCCGGGCGGCGGGCGAGAAGTTCGTCGAATCGGTGGAGCTGCTGTCGCACCTGGCGAACGTCGGGGACGCGCGGACGCTCGTGATCCACCCGGCGTCGACCACGCACGCGCAGCTGTCGGAAGACCAGCTTGCGGCCGCGGGTGTCGGGCCCGACCTGGTCCGGCTGTCGATCGGCCTGGAAGACGTCGACGACATCCTCTGGGACCTCGACCAGGCCCTGGGCAAGGCGGTGGCCGGATGA
- a CDS encoding CoA-binding protein produces the protein MTHAVGAVERRAILNRTKSVTLVGASANPARPSYFVATYLLSSTRYEVTFVNPRLDTLFGKPVYASLKDVPGEPDLVSVFRKHDDLPQVAEEVIDAGARTLWLQLGLWHEPVADRAREAGLDVVMNRCVKIEHARFAGGLHLAGFNTGVISSRRQSAP, from the coding sequence ATGACCCATGCGGTGGGCGCCGTCGAGCGGCGGGCGATCCTCAACCGGACGAAGTCGGTGACGCTGGTGGGCGCGTCCGCCAACCCGGCGCGGCCCAGCTACTTCGTCGCGACGTACCTGCTCTCGTCGACGCGTTACGAGGTCACCTTCGTCAACCCGCGGCTGGACACGCTGTTCGGGAAACCGGTGTACGCCTCGCTCAAGGACGTACCGGGAGAACCGGACCTGGTCAGCGTGTTCCGCAAGCACGACGACCTGCCTCAGGTGGCGGAAGAGGTGATCGACGCCGGCGCGCGGACGCTGTGGCTACAGCTCGGCCTGTGGCACGAGCCGGTCGCCGACCGGGCGCGGGAGGCCGGGCTGGACGTCGTGATGAACCGGTGCGTGAAGATCGAACACGCGCGCTTCGCGGGCGGGCTCCACCTGGCCGGGTTCAACACCGGCGTGATCAGTTCCCGGAGGCAGTCGGCACCCTAG
- a CDS encoding PPOX class F420-dependent oxidoreductase: MSFTTEEIDYLRSQPLARVATLGAGGQPDVVPLAFEFDGEHFWVGGVGAAVAATRKFRNVAAGRRKVALVVDDLVSLQPFIARAIRVYGDADEPVERTGLVGPGQYSRITPRISWSWNMAGEPAGETWYEPRRAVHGQVIGSTRG; this comes from the coding sequence ATGAGCTTCACCACCGAAGAGATCGACTACCTGCGTTCGCAACCGCTGGCCCGAGTGGCGACGCTCGGTGCGGGTGGACAGCCGGACGTCGTCCCGCTCGCGTTCGAGTTCGACGGCGAGCACTTCTGGGTCGGCGGTGTCGGCGCGGCGGTGGCGGCGACCCGCAAGTTCCGGAACGTCGCCGCCGGCCGCCGGAAGGTCGCGCTGGTGGTGGACGACCTGGTGTCGCTGCAGCCGTTCATCGCCCGGGCGATCCGCGTGTACGGCGACGCGGACGAGCCCGTGGAACGGACCGGCCTGGTCGGGCCCGGGCAGTACTCCCGGATCACCCCGCGGATTTCATGGAGCTGGAACATGGCGGGGGAGCCCGCGGGCGAGACGTGGTACGAGCCGAGGAGGGCGGTACATGGGCAGGTGATCGGTTCCACGCGCGGTTGA
- a CDS encoding sigma-70 family RNA polymerase sigma factor, which produces MDTLTDRFEQERARLRAVAYRMLGSASEADDALQEAWLRFDRTDTGEVENVGAWLTTVVARVCLSMLRTRRNHREEPLDGRPEQGEDRRDPEQEAELADSVGLALLVVLDALAPAERVAFVLHDMFAVPFDEIAPMIDKTPAAARQLASRARRRVKGGTAADAGLPRRRKVVEAFLAASRAGDFEALLALLDPDVVLHADRFVGPSPAPVVLRGVENVRKGAVLASERARASELALVDGSPGLLWVREGRLSVVLAFQVDENRITGIEVIADPERLRGLELAVLD; this is translated from the coding sequence GTGGACACGCTGACCGATCGGTTCGAGCAGGAGCGAGCGCGGCTGCGGGCGGTCGCCTACCGGATGCTCGGTTCGGCGAGCGAGGCCGACGACGCTCTCCAGGAGGCCTGGCTGCGGTTCGACCGCACCGACACGGGCGAGGTCGAGAACGTCGGCGCGTGGCTGACGACCGTCGTCGCGCGGGTGTGCCTGTCGATGCTCCGGACGCGTCGCAATCACCGTGAGGAGCCGCTGGACGGCCGGCCCGAGCAGGGGGAGGACCGCCGCGACCCCGAGCAGGAGGCCGAACTGGCCGACTCGGTCGGGCTGGCGCTGCTGGTGGTGCTCGACGCGCTGGCGCCGGCCGAGCGGGTCGCGTTCGTGCTGCACGACATGTTCGCCGTGCCGTTCGACGAGATCGCGCCGATGATCGACAAGACCCCGGCGGCGGCCCGGCAGCTCGCGAGCCGCGCCCGGCGGCGGGTCAAGGGCGGCACCGCGGCGGACGCGGGCCTGCCGCGGCGGCGCAAGGTCGTCGAGGCGTTCCTGGCCGCGTCGCGGGCTGGCGACTTCGAAGCGCTGCTCGCGCTGCTCGACCCGGACGTGGTGCTGCACGCGGACCGGTTCGTCGGCCCGAGCCCGGCGCCGGTCGTGCTGCGCGGCGTCGAGAACGTGCGCAAGGGCGCGGTCCTGGCGTCCGAACGGGCTCGCGCCAGCGAGCTGGCGCTCGTCGACGGCTCGCCCGGGCTGCTGTGGGTGCGCGAGGGGCGGCTGTCGGTCGTCCTGGCGTTCCAGGTGGACGAGAACCGGATCACCGGCATCGAGGTCATCGCCGACCCGGAGCGGCTGCGCGGGCTGGAGCTGGCCGTCCTCGACTGA
- a CDS encoding putative RNA methyltransferase yields MTSSDHGNDPLPRQVGEALRCSVCGTPLEAVDRTLRCENGHSFDLARQGYVNLLHARIPAGTADTAPMVAARADFLESGAYRPLADELARVCAETGGLVIDAGAGTGYYLAHVLETAPQAFGLALDVSAVALRRAARAHARLGAAVWNLWEPWPVGDEVASVVMNVFAPRNGPEFHRVLRPGGLLAVASPAADHLQELGDLVLSVDDRKEERLDGTLGEYFARTGRTEVRRTAQLTPGQVRQAVEMGPTAFHLDRGDRRARLDALTEPQAVTVSFTVSTYRRR; encoded by the coding sequence ATGACCTCGAGTGACCACGGGAATGACCCACTGCCACGCCAGGTCGGGGAAGCATTGCGCTGTTCGGTGTGCGGTACGCCGTTGGAGGCCGTCGATCGCACGCTGCGTTGCGAAAACGGCCACTCGTTCGATCTAGCCCGCCAGGGTTACGTGAACCTGTTGCACGCGCGAATCCCGGCCGGGACGGCGGACACGGCACCGATGGTCGCAGCCCGCGCGGACTTCCTGGAGTCGGGCGCTTACCGGCCGCTCGCGGACGAGCTGGCCCGCGTGTGCGCGGAGACCGGCGGTCTCGTGATCGACGCGGGCGCCGGGACGGGCTACTACCTCGCGCACGTGCTGGAGACGGCGCCCCAGGCGTTCGGCCTGGCGCTGGACGTCTCTGCGGTGGCCCTGCGACGCGCGGCCCGCGCCCACGCGCGCCTGGGCGCGGCGGTGTGGAACCTGTGGGAGCCGTGGCCGGTGGGCGACGAGGTGGCGTCGGTGGTGATGAACGTCTTCGCGCCGCGCAACGGGCCGGAGTTCCACCGCGTGCTGCGGCCCGGAGGCCTGCTGGCGGTCGCGTCCCCGGCCGCCGACCACCTCCAGGAGCTGGGCGACTTGGTGCTGTCGGTGGACGACCGCAAGGAGGAGCGCCTGGACGGCACCCTCGGCGAGTACTTCGCCCGCACCGGGCGGACGGAGGTCCGTCGGACGGCGCAGCTGACACCGGGGCAGGTCCGCCAGGCGGTGGAGATGGGCCCGACGGCGTTCCACCTGGACCGCGGCGATCGTCGTGCCCGCCTGGACGCGCTGACCGAGCCCCAGGCGGTGACGGTGTCGTTCACGGTCTCCACCTACCGGCGGCGGTGA
- a CDS encoding VOC family protein, with product MDCAEPRALARFWAVALGYIERPPPAGFASWEAWFAQQGVPEAEWDDGTYLSDPEGVLPSLSFLKVPEGKVAKNRLHLDIQAGGGREVPWDTRWERVVEAVARITAAGATVLYESELDGRPDHVVMADPEGNEFCVL from the coding sequence ATGGACTGCGCGGAACCCCGCGCGCTGGCGAGGTTCTGGGCGGTGGCCCTCGGCTACATCGAGCGGCCGCCGCCGGCGGGGTTCGCGAGCTGGGAAGCGTGGTTCGCCCAGCAAGGCGTGCCCGAGGCGGAGTGGGACGACGGCACGTACCTGAGCGATCCGGAGGGCGTCCTGCCGAGCCTGAGCTTCCTCAAGGTGCCTGAGGGGAAGGTCGCGAAGAACCGGCTGCACCTGGACATCCAGGCGGGCGGCGGACGCGAGGTTCCGTGGGACACGCGGTGGGAGCGGGTCGTCGAAGCGGTCGCCCGCATCACCGCGGCGGGAGCGACGGTGCTGTACGAAAGCGAGCTGGACGGCCGCCCTGACCACGTCGTGATGGCGGATCCGGAGGGCAACGAGTTCTGCGTGCTCTGA
- a CDS encoding serine hydrolase — MKTAIAGVVAVLVPLVAPAAQAAEVPTATQQLEWVVDATGRVPVSDAEVREHIAQVLLTAAGGTAGINGALAKLGPIELKQIVAEAPDHVAAAVHGPVDDYLLDLHVDQAGLIDGLRASPDDPVPVSWPEVDTQLATLGARVSFGASEILPDGRCQAVHGVHDDVQRPLGSAFKLYVLGALGKAVAEHKASWSEQLAIRDDWKSLPSGVLQNEPAGTRLPLSAYADKMISISDNTATDHLIHRLGRDAVQRQVVAFGNQRPSANVPFLTTKAMFELKATQYPARADAYLALPRWARSAAVAGLERLPLTGLQGWQAPEKIDDIEWFGSPADLCRAFSGLQKENQPEIGHALSLNDGGLGLDRAKFPEVWFKGGSEPGVLTLNYLARTADGRSLVTSVMVSDPAAPLNEDHVAALGIAVAKGSFALLAATLRP; from the coding sequence ATGAAGACAGCGATAGCGGGCGTGGTCGCGGTCCTGGTGCCGTTGGTGGCTCCGGCCGCCCAGGCCGCCGAAGTGCCCACGGCGACGCAGCAGCTCGAGTGGGTGGTCGACGCGACCGGCCGCGTCCCGGTGTCCGATGCCGAGGTGCGCGAGCACATCGCCCAGGTCCTGCTCACCGCCGCGGGCGGTACGGCGGGCATCAACGGCGCGCTCGCGAAGCTCGGTCCCATCGAGCTGAAACAGATCGTCGCCGAGGCACCGGACCACGTGGCGGCCGCGGTCCACGGGCCCGTCGACGACTACCTGCTCGACCTGCACGTGGACCAGGCCGGGCTGATCGACGGGCTCAGGGCGAGCCCGGACGACCCGGTCCCGGTGTCCTGGCCGGAGGTCGACACGCAGCTCGCGACGCTCGGCGCCCGCGTGTCGTTCGGCGCGTCGGAGATCCTCCCGGACGGGCGTTGCCAGGCCGTGCACGGTGTGCACGACGACGTGCAGCGGCCGTTGGGCTCGGCCTTCAAGCTCTACGTCCTGGGCGCGCTCGGCAAGGCGGTCGCCGAGCACAAGGCGTCCTGGAGTGAACAGCTGGCGATCCGCGACGACTGGAAGAGCCTGCCGTCCGGGGTGCTGCAGAACGAGCCGGCCGGCACGCGGCTCCCGCTGTCCGCGTATGCCGACAAGATGATCTCGATCAGCGACAACACCGCGACCGACCACTTGATCCACCGGCTCGGCCGGGACGCCGTGCAGCGGCAGGTCGTCGCGTTCGGCAACCAGCGGCCGTCGGCGAACGTCCCGTTCCTGACCACGAAGGCGATGTTCGAGCTCAAGGCCACGCAGTACCCGGCTCGGGCGGATGCCTACTTGGCGCTGCCACGCTGGGCGCGTTCCGCGGCGGTCGCGGGGCTGGAACGCCTTCCGCTTACCGGTCTCCAGGGCTGGCAGGCGCCCGAGAAGATCGACGACATCGAGTGGTTCGGTTCGCCGGCCGACCTGTGCCGCGCGTTCTCCGGGCTGCAGAAGGAAAACCAGCCGGAGATCGGGCACGCGTTGTCGCTGAACGACGGCGGCCTGGGACTCGACCGGGCGAAGTTCCCGGAGGTCTGGTTCAAGGGCGGCAGCGAACCCGGCGTGCTGACCTTGAACTACCTGGCGCGCACCGCGGACGGCCGCTCGCTGGTCACCAGCGTCATGGTTTCGGACCCGGCCGCGCCGCTGAACGAGGACCACGTCGCGGCGCTGGGCATCGCCGTCGCGAAGGGCTCATTCGCGCTTCTCGCGGCTACGCTTCGCCCGTGA
- a CDS encoding MBL fold metallo-hydrolase, whose protein sequence is MTENLGITLSGGPTALLELGGVRLLTDPTFDAPGDHAVGERVLVKTEDSVLTEGTVGVVDAVLLSHDQHPDNLDDRGRAYLGTVPLTLVTPSGAERLGGTARGLKPWEETRVGPLTVTAVPALHGPEGAEPTTGEVTGFVLSGDGLPTVYVSGDNASVELVREIASRFRVDIAVLFAGAARTALFDGAPLTLTSANAVEAAKVLGAAKVVPLHFRGWQHFSEGPDALRKEFEGAGLTDRLVLLEPGERAEV, encoded by the coding sequence ATGACCGAGAACCTGGGGATCACCTTGTCCGGCGGCCCGACCGCCCTCCTGGAACTGGGCGGCGTCCGGCTGCTCACCGACCCGACCTTCGACGCGCCCGGCGACCACGCCGTCGGTGAGCGCGTGCTGGTCAAGACCGAGGACTCGGTGCTGACCGAGGGCACGGTCGGCGTGGTGGACGCCGTGCTGCTGTCCCACGACCAGCACCCCGACAACCTGGACGACCGCGGTCGTGCGTACCTCGGGACGGTCCCGCTGACCCTGGTCACGCCCAGCGGGGCCGAGCGACTGGGCGGGACCGCGCGGGGGCTGAAGCCGTGGGAGGAGACGCGGGTCGGACCGCTGACGGTGACCGCGGTCCCGGCACTGCACGGGCCGGAGGGCGCCGAGCCGACGACCGGCGAGGTCACCGGGTTCGTGCTGAGCGGCGATGGCCTGCCGACGGTGTACGTCAGCGGGGACAACGCGTCGGTCGAGCTGGTGCGAGAGATCGCGTCGCGGTTCCGCGTCGACATCGCGGTGCTGTTCGCCGGCGCCGCCCGGACGGCGCTCTTCGACGGCGCTCCCCTGACACTGACCAGCGCGAACGCCGTGGAAGCGGCGAAGGTGCTCGGCGCGGCGAAGGTGGTGCCGCTGCACTTCCGCGGCTGGCAGCACTTCAGCGAAGGGCCGGACGCGCTGCGGAAGGAGTTCGAGGGGGCCGGCCTCACCGACCGTCTCGTGCTGCTCGAACCCGGGGAGCGCGCGGAGGTCTGA
- the allB gene encoding allantoinase AllB: MDLVVRAARAVTAEGEVPATVGVDGGRIVAVEPGGASLSGDRVLDLGDDVVLLPGLVDTHVHVNDPGRAEWEGFETATRAAAAGGVTTIVDMPLNSLPPTVDVAALEVKRAAATGRVHVDVGFWGGAIPGNVGDLRGLHDSGVFGFKCFLLHSGVDEFPPLDPAGLDEALRELSSFDALMIVHAEDAHEIDSAPEPHGGRYVDFLHSRPRQAENLAITHVIEAARRNSARAHILHLSSSDALPLIASARRDGVALTAETCPHYLSFVAEEIRDGATQFKCCPPIREAANRELLWQGLADGVIDTVVSDHSPCTPELKRFDSGDFGLAWGGISSLQLGLPAIWTQARQRGFALTDVVRWMAERPAAQAGMRRKGHLAVGYDADFCVFAPEEAFVVDVAKLKHRNPVSAYDRRPLAGVVRSTWLRGTEITGDEPRGTLLTRGDC, encoded by the coding sequence ATGGATCTTGTGGTGCGCGCGGCCCGGGCCGTGACGGCCGAGGGCGAGGTTCCGGCGACCGTCGGTGTCGACGGCGGCCGGATCGTCGCGGTCGAACCCGGTGGCGCTTCGCTGTCCGGCGACCGCGTGCTCGACCTCGGCGACGACGTCGTGCTGCTGCCGGGACTCGTCGACACGCACGTCCACGTCAACGATCCCGGCCGCGCCGAGTGGGAGGGCTTCGAGACGGCGACCCGCGCGGCCGCGGCCGGTGGGGTGACCACGATCGTGGACATGCCGCTCAACAGCCTGCCCCCGACGGTCGACGTCGCGGCCCTGGAGGTCAAGCGCGCGGCGGCGACCGGCCGCGTGCACGTCGACGTCGGGTTCTGGGGCGGCGCGATTCCCGGCAACGTCGGGGATCTGCGCGGCCTGCACGACTCCGGGGTGTTCGGCTTCAAGTGCTTCCTGCTGCACTCGGGCGTCGACGAGTTCCCGCCGCTCGACCCGGCCGGGCTCGACGAAGCGTTGCGGGAGCTGAGTTCCTTCGACGCGCTGATGATCGTCCACGCCGAAGACGCGCACGAGATCGACTCGGCGCCGGAACCGCATGGCGGTCGCTATGTCGACTTTCTGCACTCGCGGCCGCGGCAGGCGGAAAACCTCGCGATCACGCACGTGATCGAGGCGGCTCGGCGGAACTCCGCGCGGGCGCACATCCTGCACCTGTCCTCTTCGGACGCCCTGCCGCTGATCGCGTCGGCACGCCGCGACGGCGTGGCGCTGACGGCCGAGACCTGCCCGCACTACCTCAGCTTCGTCGCCGAGGAGATCCGCGACGGTGCGACGCAGTTCAAGTGCTGCCCGCCGATCCGGGAGGCGGCCAACCGCGAGCTGCTCTGGCAGGGGCTCGCCGACGGCGTGATCGACACCGTCGTCAGCGACCATTCGCCGTGCACGCCGGAGCTGAAACGCTTCGACAGCGGCGATTTCGGGCTTGCCTGGGGCGGGATCTCCAGCTTGCAGCTGGGGCTGCCGGCGATCTGGACGCAGGCGCGGCAACGCGGGTTCGCGCTCACCGACGTCGTCCGCTGGATGGCCGAGCGCCCGGCCGCGCAGGCCGGGATGCGCCGCAAGGGGCATCTCGCGGTGGGCTACGACGCCGACTTCTGCGTGTTCGCGCCGGAGGAGGCGTTCGTGGTCGACGTCGCGAAGCTGAAGCACCGCAACCCGGTCAGCGCGTACGACCGGCGCCCGCTCGCCGGCGTCGTGCGCTCGACGTGGTTGCGGGGCACCGAAATCACCGGCGACGAGCCCCGCGGCACGTTGCTGACCCGGGGGGACTGCTGA
- a CDS encoding (2Fe-2S)-binding protein: MKPDWTASATLLADAEWVRARIGGAAKLYGCARPEVLGTIWWYSLSSVLVAPALEGLVAGAPADPSLDAMELDLLADGRFLGARSTRPFSGGLPELGAAFGEALGTAITTIATVTGARARALGAIATDSIGNRLLWTPDPGRAMALAEPLVAAIGLDLPKPRFQQVGRTPAVRRASCCLIYEVGNPKCVSCPRQTPAERDARLRAALG; the protein is encoded by the coding sequence GTGAAGCCCGACTGGACCGCGTCCGCGACGCTGCTCGCGGACGCGGAGTGGGTACGTGCCCGCATCGGCGGCGCGGCGAAGCTCTACGGCTGTGCCCGGCCGGAGGTGCTCGGCACGATCTGGTGGTACTCGCTGTCGTCGGTGCTCGTGGCTCCCGCGCTCGAAGGCCTGGTCGCCGGGGCACCGGCCGACCCGTCGCTCGACGCCATGGAGCTCGACCTCCTCGCCGACGGCCGGTTCCTCGGAGCTCGGTCCACCCGTCCCTTCTCGGGCGGGCTGCCCGAGCTGGGCGCCGCGTTCGGCGAGGCACTCGGCACCGCCATCACCACGATCGCCACCGTCACCGGCGCCCGGGCGCGTGCCCTCGGCGCCATCGCCACCGACTCGATCGGCAACCGGCTGCTGTGGACGCCCGACCCCGGGCGCGCGATGGCCCTGGCCGAGCCGCTCGTGGCCGCGATCGGCCTGGACCTGCCGAAGCCCCGCTTCCAGCAGGTCGGCCGGACGCCCGCCGTGCGGCGCGCGTCGTGCTGCCTGATCTACGAGGTCGGCAACCCGAAGTGCGTGAGCTGCCCGCGTCAGACACCGGCCGAGCGCGACGCGCGGCTCCGCGCCGCCCTGGGCTGA
- a CDS encoding DUF3887 domain-containing protein — MDAARVAGHTWQEIGDLLGTSRQAAFQRFGRPVDPATGASMTELKPPDAIHRAEGLVAELVGCQWHEVRRDFDDRMQAAVGEDELRLAWAQVAGSVGSYEGMGEPYARSTGDYTVVHMPLAFEAGERTVQVTYREDGRVAGLWIRPPEQ, encoded by the coding sequence GTGGACGCGGCCAGGGTGGCCGGGCACACGTGGCAGGAGATCGGCGATCTGCTGGGCACCAGCCGGCAGGCCGCCTTCCAGCGGTTCGGCCGGCCGGTCGATCCGGCGACGGGAGCGTCCATGACGGAGCTGAAGCCGCCGGACGCGATCCACCGTGCGGAGGGGCTCGTGGCGGAGCTCGTCGGCTGCCAGTGGCACGAGGTGCGGCGCGACTTCGACGACCGGATGCAGGCGGCGGTCGGCGAGGACGAGCTGCGGCTCGCCTGGGCCCAGGTGGCCGGATCGGTCGGAAGTTACGAGGGGATGGGGGAACCGTATGCGCGGTCCACAGGCGACTACACGGTCGTCCACATGCCGCTGGCCTTCGAGGCCGGCGAGCGGACCGTGCAGGTGACCTACCGCGAAGACGGCCGAGTGGCCGGGCTGTGGATCCGGCCGCCCGAACAGTAG
- a CDS encoding helix-turn-helix domain-containing protein: MRLEAEFTSEPFHGEGSPPEHALAARDAAAEAGLETDFGPLGTLARGEAKALLDAIPAIAKAALEGGATQVTLQVRQVGASQAVEPAGTRTPENPSEPHDTRKASETVVELTDALARLIADVERELGAKLGELDRPGKQRAVRLLRERGAFGLRKSVSSVADALGVTRFTVYNYLNREAD; encoded by the coding sequence GTGCGGCTTGAAGCGGAGTTCACCAGCGAACCGTTCCACGGCGAGGGTTCGCCGCCCGAGCACGCCCTCGCCGCACGGGACGCCGCCGCGGAAGCCGGGCTGGAGACCGACTTCGGCCCGCTCGGGACGCTCGCGCGAGGCGAGGCGAAGGCGCTGCTCGACGCCATCCCGGCCATCGCGAAGGCGGCGCTCGAGGGCGGCGCGACGCAGGTGACGCTGCAGGTGCGCCAGGTCGGCGCGAGCCAGGCCGTCGAACCGGCCGGCACGAGAACGCCGGAAAACCCGAGCGAACCGCACGACACGAGGAAAGCGTCCGAAACCGTCGTCGAACTGACCGACGCGCTCGCCCGGCTCATCGCCGATGTCGAGCGGGAACTCGGCGCGAAACTCGGCGAGCTCGACCGTCCCGGGAAGCAGCGCGCCGTCCGGCTGCTGCGGGAACGCGGGGCCTTCGGCCTGCGGAAATCCGTCTCGTCGGTGGCCGACGCGCTGGGGGTCACGCGGTTCACCGTCTACAACTACCTCAACCGAGAAGCCGACTGA
- the alc gene encoding allantoicase, whose amino-acid sequence MEAALSDHPVRPEWTELPDLASRRFGGTVMWATDELFAEKENLVNPWTPAHRAETFGPKGQVYDGWETRRHREPGDDQAILRLGLAGTVTGVIVDTAFFKGNYPPFVSVEAASVPGYPSATELASADWDVLVDRAPAAGHTENFYAVNGSRRYTHVRLTQHPDGGVARLRVHGTPIPDPDLLDLDALDLAALENGALVTGCSNKFYSSPNNLLSPGLAAHQAEGWETARRRDDGNDWVTLRLAGAGIVRFAELDTSNLKGNAPGWASISGRGTYGEWVDLLPKTRLQPDTRHRFAVKDGPEVTEARLDIYPDGGLARLRLFGRLTEAGRTNVKARFAKTR is encoded by the coding sequence ATGGAGGCTGCCTTGTCCGACCACCCTGTCCGTCCTGAGTGGACAGAACTGCCCGACCTCGCGTCACGCCGCTTCGGCGGGACGGTGATGTGGGCGACCGACGAGCTGTTCGCCGAGAAGGAGAACCTGGTCAACCCGTGGACGCCGGCGCACCGCGCCGAGACGTTCGGCCCGAAGGGCCAGGTCTACGACGGCTGGGAGACCCGCCGCCACCGCGAACCGGGCGACGACCAGGCGATCTTGCGCCTCGGCCTGGCCGGCACGGTCACCGGCGTCATCGTCGACACGGCGTTCTTCAAGGGCAATTACCCGCCGTTCGTGTCGGTCGAGGCGGCTTCGGTGCCGGGCTACCCGAGCGCCACGGAGCTGGCGTCGGCGGACTGGGACGTCCTGGTCGACCGCGCGCCGGCGGCCGGCCACACGGAGAACTTCTACGCGGTCAACGGTTCGCGCCGCTACACGCACGTGCGGCTGACGCAGCACCCGGACGGCGGCGTCGCGCGCCTGCGAGTGCACGGCACGCCGATCCCGGACCCGGACCTGCTCGACCTGGACGCGCTCGACCTGGCGGCGCTGGAGAACGGCGCCCTGGTCACCGGGTGCAGCAACAAGTTCTATTCGTCGCCGAACAACCTGCTCTCCCCGGGCCTGGCAGCCCACCAGGCCGAGGGCTGGGAGACGGCCCGCCGCCGCGACGACGGCAACGACTGGGTGACCCTCCGCCTCGCCGGCGCGGGCATCGTCCGGTTCGCCGAGCTGGACACGAGCAACCTCAAGGGCAACGCCCCGGGCTGGGCCTCGATCAGCGGCCGCGGCACCTACGGCGAGTGGGTCGACCTGCTGCCGAAGACCCGCCTGCAGCCGGACACCCGCCACCGTTTCGCGGTGAAGGACGGCCCGGAGGTGACGGAGGCGCGCCTGGACATCTACCCGGACGGCGGGCTGGCCAGGCTGCGCCTGTTCGGCCGGCTCACCGAAGCGGGCCGGACCAACGTGAAGGCCCGCTTCGCCAAGACGCGGTGA